A part of Indicator indicator isolate 239-I01 chromosome 15, UM_Iind_1.1, whole genome shotgun sequence genomic DNA contains:
- the MANF gene encoding mesencephalic astrocyte-derived neurotrophic factor, with translation MRAAHGLWAALALLLLPAGSRALRDGECEVCVTFLGRFYQSLKDNDIEFTPASIEKELLKSCKEAKGKENRLCYYIGATSDAATKIINEVSKPMSHHIPVEKICEKLKKKDSQICELKYDKQIDLSTADLRKLRVKELRRILDDWGEACKGCAEKSDFIRRIHELMPKYAPRAAGARADL, from the exons ATGCGGGCTGCCCACGGGCTCTGGGCAGCgctggccctgctcctgctgccggCCGGCAGCCGGGCCCTGCGCGACGGGGAGTGCGAGg TGTGTGTCACGTTCCTGGGAAGGTTCTACCAGAGTCTAAAGGACAATGACATTGAATTCACACCTGCCAGTATTGAAAAGGAGCTGTTGAAATCATGCAAAGAAGCAAAAGGCAAAGAGAACCGCCTG TGCTATTACATTGGGGCCACAAGTGATGCAGCCACAAAAATCATTAATGAGGTATCAAAGCCCATGAGTCATCACATCCCTGTGGAAAAGATCTGCGAGAAACTAAAGAAGAAAGACAGTCAGATCTGTGAACTAAAATACG ACAAGCAGATCGACCTGAGCACCGCCGACCTCCGCAAGCTGCGCGTCAAGGAGCTACGGCGGATCCTGGACGACTGGGGCGAGGCGTGCAAGGGCTGCGCCGAGAAATCCGACTTCATCCGCCGGATCCACGAACTGATGCCCAAGTACGCGCCGCGGGCCGCCGGCGCCCGGGCGGACCTGTGA
- the RBM15B gene encoding putative RNA-binding protein 15B: protein MKRGGERDSSPPGAGGGRAAAVKRPRERERESSSRRGPHRSSGASRSSRDKSTPGGGGGSGGGGGTTSSGSSSGGGGSSSRSHRGDERAGGGGGGGDSNHRPAGSGSASGVRGGSQAAPSSSSSSSSSSRALGVPKAKALPGAVVAPSLLLAGPPPGAAPSLLLAPLGGSAGLAGEPPGSCEYKTLLVSGLSAALPDQLLEDGLFRLFQRFAGGGAGDISVKLSHTPELGRVAYVNFRHPGDARDARRHARARQLLLYDRPLKVEPVYLRGGRRSRTPPPAPSPEPLGYLPPIHSTYQYKQRSLSPVTSPLLREPRPRHAHAAAAAFALEAAAIGLSRERERALDYYGLYDERGRPYSYPIVAEEDLMPEDDQRATRNLFIGNLDHNVSEVELRRAFEKYGIIEEVVIKRPARGQGGAYAFLKFQNLDMAHRAKVAMSGRVVGRNPIKIGYGKANPTTRLWVGGLGPSTSLAALAREFDRFGSIRTIDYVKGDSFAYIQYESLDAAQAACAQMRGFPLGGPERRLRVDFAKAEETRYPQQYQPAPLPMHYELLADGYSRHRSLEQDLRVRDRTPPHLLYSDRDRSFAEAEWASPAKNAERRNNLESYSRSVRSRSGERWGSDSDRSVPKPWEERRKRRSLSSDRGRTTHSPYEDRSRTKASGPALDRSPDRARKENHTTESGAEKEQSNSLQNNRHATEEKPHREASDAPQPKKRDSERNHRTGESESKTHEEPKSETKKLKNLSEYAQTLQLAWNGLLVLKNSCFPTSMHILEGDLGVINGLLKDHSSGGKLTQLKIAQRLRLDQPKLDEVTRRIKQGSPNGYAVLLATQSTPAGAEGTFPVVEPGLQRRLLRNLVSYLKQKQAAGVISLPVGGAKGRDSTGMLYAFPPCEFSQQYLQSALRTLGKLEEEHMVIVIVKDTA from the coding sequence ATGAAGCGGGGCGGCGAACGGGACTCCAgcccacctggggctgggggaggtcgCGCCGCCGCCGTCAAGAGGCCACGCGAACGCGAACGTGAGAGCAGCAGCCGACGCGGCCCGCACCGGAGCTCGGGCGCCTCCCGCAGCAGCCGGGACAAGTCCAcgcccggcggcggcggcggcagcggagGAGGTGGCGGCACCaccagcagcggcagcagcagcggtGGAGGTGGCTCCAGTTCCCGCAGCCATCGAGGCGATGAGCGCGCcggaggcggcggcggtggcggcgaTTCCAACCACCGCCCGGCGGGGAGCGGCTCGGCCTCGGGCGTCCGCGGCGGCAGCCAGGCCGCCCCCTcgtcttcctcttcctcctcgtCGTCCTCCCGAGCGCTCGGCGTGCCCAAGGCCAAGGCCCTGCCGGGCGCTGTGGtggccccctccctgctcctggctgggccACCGCCGGGCGCCGCGCCCTCGCTGCTGCTGGCGCCGCTCGGGGGCTCGGCGGGCCTGGCCGGGGAGCCGCCCGGCTCCTGTGAGTACAAGACGCTGTTGGTGAGCGGGCTGAGCGCGGCCCTGCCCGACCAGCTGCTGGAGGACGGCCTGTTCCGCCTCTTCCAGCGCTTCGCGGGGGGGGGCGCCGGGGACATCAGTGTCAAACTCTCCCACACGCCCGAGCTCGGCCGCGTCGCCTACGTCAACTTCCGACACCCTGGGGACGCCCGCGACGCCCGCCGGCATGCTCGAGCTCGACAGCTGCTCCTCTACGATCGGCCCCTCAAGGTGGAGCCGGTGTATCTGCGCGGAGGCCGGAGGAGCCGTACGCCGCCCCCGGCGCCCTCTCCGGAGCCCCTGGGCTACCTGCCGCCCATCCACAGCACCTACCAATACAAGCAGAGATCGCTTTCTCCTGTCACCAGCCCCTTGCTGCGGGAGCCACGACCCAGGCATGCTCATGCTGCAGCCGCCGCCTTCGCTTTGGAAGCTGCCGCCATAGGGCTCTCCCGGGAGCGGGAGAGGGCCCTGGATTACTACGGGCTGTATGATGAGCGTGGCCGCCCTTACAGTTACCCCATCGTGGCTGAGGAAGACCTGATGcccgaggatgatcagagagcgaCCCGCAACCTCTTCATTGGCAACCTGGACCACAACGTCTCGGAGGTGGAGCTGAGACGTGCCTTTGAGAAGTATGGCATCATTGAAGAAGTGGTGATCAAACGCCCTGCCCGTGGCCAAGGTGGTGCTTACGCCTTCCTCAAGTTCCAAAACTTGGACATGGCACATCGGGCCAAGGTCGCTATGTCAGGCCGTGTTGTCGGCAGGAACCCTATCAAAATTGGCTACGGGAAGGCCAACCCGACTACCAGGCTGTGGGTGGGAGGTCTTGGTCCAAGTACTTCTTTGGCCGCCTTGGCAAGGGAGTTCGACCGCTTCGGCAGCATCAGGACTATTGACTATGTGAAAGGAGACAGCTTCGCTTATATCCAGTATGAAAGCTTGgatgctgcccaggctgcctgcGCGCAGATGAGGGGCTTTCCTCTGGGTGGACCAGAGAGGAGACTTCGAGTGGATTTTGCCAAAGCAGAAGAGACAAGATACCCACAGCAGTACCAGCCTGCACCGCTCCCCATGCACTATGAACTGCTAGCTGATGGGTACAGCAGACACAGAAGCCTCGAGCAAGACTTGAGAGTGCGAGACAGGACTCCTCCACACCTCCTTTACTCAGACAGGGACAGGAGCTTTGCAGAGGCAGAGTGGGCCAGCCCTGCCAAGAATGCCGAGCGCCGAAACAACTTGGAAAGCTACAGCCGATCGGTGCGTAGCCGGAGCGGAGAGCGCTGGGGCAGCGACAGCGATCGCAGTGTGCCCAAACCATGGGAAGAGAGGCGGAAACGCCGGAGCCTTTCTAGTGACCGCGGGAGGACTACTCACTCGCCTTACGAGGACAGAAGCAGGACAAAGGCCAGTGGGCCAGCTTTAGACCGCAGCCCAGACAGGGCTCGCAAGGAGAATCACACTACAGAATCTGGAGCTGAGAAAGAGCAGAGTAACTCCCTTCAGAACAATCGTCATGCAACTGAGGAGAAACCACATCGTGAGGCATCTGATGCTCCCCAGCCTAAAAAAAGGGACAGCGAACGCAATCATCGAACTGGTGAATCGGAATCAAAAACTCACGAGGAGCCAAAATCTGAGACCAAAAAGCTAAAGAATTTATCAGAATATGCTCAGACACTGCAGCTTGCTTGGAATGGGCTTCTTGTGCTTAAAAACAGCTGCTTCCCCACCTCTATGCACATCCTGGAGGGAGACCTGGGTGTCATCAACGGGCTCCTTAAAGACCATTCATCTGGCGGGAAGTTAACGCAGCTCAAAATCGCTCAGAGACTTCGGCTCGACCAGCCTAAGCTGGATGAAGTGACTCGCCGAATCAAACAAGGCAGCCCCAACGGCTACGCTGTGCTCCTGGCAACCCAGTCCACCCCGGCAGGGGCTGAGGGGACCTTCCCTGTTGTAGAGCCTGGCCTGCAGCGACGGCTTCTCAGGAATCTGGTCTCCTACTTGAAACagaagcaggctgctggggttATCAGCCTGCCCGTGGGAGGGGCGAAGGGCAGAGACAGCACAGGCATGCTTTACGCTTTCCCTCCTTGTGAATTCTCTCAGCAGTACCTCCAGTCAGCACTAAGGACATTGGGGAAGTTAGAAGAAGAACATATGGTGATAGTTATAGTCAAAGACACTGCCTAG